The proteins below are encoded in one region of Pseudophryne corroboree isolate aPseCor3 chromosome 8, aPseCor3.hap2, whole genome shotgun sequence:
- the LOC134947445 gene encoding P2Y purinoceptor 4-like — MLNTSGSYTSCQSQTINPFIPIILSIIFFVGFVLNCISLWVFWFWVKQWNSTVVLQFNLAISDAIITPAAPLIIVYLLTGQWTFGTFLCQCLAFLLSTHTYGSIYFLTLISVHRYFTVAVKRTVWTEKPFITKLCLTVWGCLLLQGVPFFFVLKTSEVHGVTKCLSFQQSEQKVLYFAGNVVILFFCALIPFSITLVCYSLLSRYILTVNPMNTLSKVMVSKSIQTILISLIIFIICYIPVHITRVMASTLKLFFPALCSLFDRVEVAYYIIWILSQTNCLIDPILYCFASDRFRHAFTGWCSSLYSCGNSQRSSTGEAHGNQVESASLFHRHGPLPTVNTTEMEILVSHRWVK; from the coding sequence ATGCTGAACACTTCGGGGAGTTACACCAGCTGTCAGTCTCAAACAATTAACCCCTTCATCCCCATCATTCTGAGCATCATCTTCTTTGTTGGCTTCGTTCTGaactgtatcagtctatgggtttTCTGGTTTTGGGTAAAACAATGGAACTCAACTGTGGTTCTCCAGTTCAACTTGGCCATCTCCGATGCCATCATCACTCCAGCAGCTCCACTGATCATTGTCTACTTATTGACCGGTCAATGGACCTTCGGGACATTCCTCTGCCAGTGTTTGGCCTTCCTGCTCAGCACTCACACGTATGGAAGCATCTACTTCCTCACATTAATCAGCGTCCATCGATATTTTACTGTTGCTGTTAAAAGAACTGTCTGGACCGAGAAGCCTTTCATAACCAAACTGTGCCTCACTGTCTGGGGATGTCTTCTTCTACAAGGTGTTCCCTTTTTCTTTGTTCTAAAGACGAGTGAAGTTCACGGAGTTACAAAGTGTCTCAGTTTTCAGCAAAGtgaacaaaaagtattatatttcgcTGGGAATGTGGTCATCCTCTTCTTCTGTGCCCTCATTCCTTTCTCCATAACATTGGTCTGCTACAGTCTCCTGAGTCGCTATATTCTCACGGTGAATCCTATGAACACCCTCAGCAAAGTCATGGTGTCCAAATCCATACAGACCATATTAATCTCCTTAATTATATTTATAATCTGCTATATCCCTGTACATATCACCAGGGTGATGGCCTCTACACTGAAATTATTTTTTCCAGCCTTGTGCTCTTTATTCGACAGAGTTGAGGTTGCCTATTATATCATATGGATTTTGTCACAAACAAATTGCTTAATCGATCCCATATTATACTGTTTTGCCTCAGACAGATTTAGGCACGCATTCACCGGCTGGTGCAGCTCTCTGTACAGCTGTGGTAACAGTCAGAGATCCTCAACCGGCGAAGCTCACGGTAACCAAGTAGAGTCAGCTTCATTATTCCATCGCCATGGTCCTCTACCGACTGTGAACACGACAGAGATGGAGATATTAGTGTCACATAGGTGGGTAAAATGA